A window of the Mesotoga prima MesG1.Ag.4.2 genome harbors these coding sequences:
- a CDS encoding xanthine dehydrogenase family protein molybdopterin-binding subunit: MKTIKTKTGIGKWLPRKYDLEKAEGTLQFADDLRFGSELLHAAVVRSSVAHGEILNVDDSEALKIPGVLKVLLGEDFPHHFGLYLKDRTPMAIGRARYVGEPVALVVAETEEAASEAAKKVKVTYSELEAIFDPVKAATNNSVLVHPDLHKYEHVDFITPQPNTNIANWFRIRKGDTEAAFKNSAHVFEETITCPQIAHGFIETFCTICKQDPGSGEITIWTSAQSPFTVRDIIAKGINYPLHKIRVIAPPIGGGFGGKAGMTVEALCLAAAMDEDIKGRPVKLFIPREEVMLSSWVRQGFVARIEMAVSDDGLMQGIRNTFWFDTGISAEYGANPVRSAGYTSMGAYNIPNVWADCYAVYTNKPFGGAYRGFGLPELMSALEVVVDIVAHKLKIDPVEFRKKNLIKKGQTTCTGMPMHDHALEKIVDKVVEKMDLHKEEPATRKGWKRGKGIALAIKAPAIPADASSSAIVKLNGDGTVEVLAATMDMGQGTYSAFAQIVSEELGIPYDWIKVYYPDTQSHPYDWQTVASRSCWSMGMAVKRAASELREKLLALFAEYWQTPVETISIEYGVVKCHKLGKSERIDERVQNGFKMPDGILKGGPIIGTGSFTPPDLIYPDPDTGQSSKVVAHFTLGAVGIDIEVDPGTGRILVNKVCAGYDVGKAITPINIKGQIEGGTVQGLSACLMEGLSYDERGRLLNPDFTDYKIATIMDAPTEIESFWEEVPEEISPYGNRGVGEHSMIAPAPALNNALFKATGMRIHSYPLSRERVHKALKAKEKGETDFWEWPYELDLAYMRAKKEW; encoded by the coding sequence GTGAAGACTATTAAGACGAAGACTGGGATAGGGAAATGGCTGCCGAGGAAGTATGACTTGGAAAAGGCCGAAGGTACACTTCAGTTTGCCGACGACCTGAGGTTCGGCTCCGAACTGCTTCACGCAGCGGTTGTCCGTTCCTCTGTGGCTCATGGAGAGATCCTGAACGTCGATGACTCGGAAGCTCTGAAAATTCCTGGAGTGTTGAAGGTCCTTTTAGGAGAGGATTTCCCCCATCACTTTGGACTATATTTGAAGGACAGAACCCCCATGGCCATTGGAAGAGCGAGATATGTTGGAGAACCCGTCGCTCTTGTAGTTGCCGAGACCGAAGAGGCAGCATCGGAAGCAGCAAAAAAAGTCAAGGTAACGTACAGCGAACTCGAAGCGATCTTTGACCCCGTGAAGGCAGCGACGAATAATTCAGTATTGGTTCATCCGGATCTTCATAAGTACGAGCATGTTGATTTCATAACACCTCAGCCGAACACCAATATCGCAAACTGGTTCAGAATTAGAAAGGGGGACACGGAGGCAGCATTCAAGAATTCTGCTCATGTCTTCGAGGAAACAATAACCTGCCCTCAGATCGCTCACGGTTTCATTGAAACTTTCTGTACGATATGCAAACAGGATCCTGGGTCTGGAGAGATCACGATCTGGACAAGCGCGCAGTCTCCTTTCACAGTGAGAGACATTATTGCCAAAGGTATTAATTATCCTCTTCATAAGATCCGAGTGATTGCTCCTCCGATAGGCGGAGGCTTTGGCGGAAAGGCAGGAATGACAGTCGAGGCTCTCTGTCTTGCCGCCGCGATGGACGAAGACATCAAAGGAAGACCTGTGAAACTCTTCATTCCAAGAGAAGAGGTTATGTTGAGCTCATGGGTTCGACAGGGTTTCGTTGCAAGAATAGAAATGGCGGTAAGCGACGATGGATTAATGCAGGGAATCCGCAACACGTTCTGGTTCGATACTGGAATCTCGGCCGAATATGGTGCAAATCCAGTCAGGAGCGCCGGGTACACTTCAATGGGAGCATACAACATTCCCAACGTCTGGGCAGACTGTTATGCGGTTTACACAAACAAACCCTTTGGGGGAGCGTATAGGGGCTTTGGTTTGCCGGAGCTTATGAGTGCTCTGGAAGTGGTTGTGGATATCGTTGCCCACAAGCTCAAAATCGATCCGGTCGAGTTCAGAAAGAAGAACCTTATCAAGAAGGGCCAGACAACTTGCACGGGGATGCCAATGCACGATCACGCTCTTGAGAAGATCGTCGACAAAGTGGTAGAGAAGATGGATTTGCACAAAGAAGAACCGGCGACACGGAAGGGATGGAAGAGAGGAAAGGGGATCGCGCTGGCAATAAAAGCGCCTGCGATTCCTGCAGACGCCTCTTCGTCCGCTATTGTCAAGCTAAACGGAGACGGGACCGTAGAAGTGCTGGCTGCGACGATGGACATGGGGCAGGGTACTTACAGCGCCTTCGCACAGATCGTCTCTGAAGAACTCGGGATTCCTTACGACTGGATCAAAGTATATTATCCAGATACTCAGAGCCACCCTTATGACTGGCAGACGGTTGCTAGCAGATCCTGTTGGTCAATGGGGATGGCTGTGAAAAGAGCTGCCAGCGAATTGAGAGAGAAGCTCCTAGCTTTGTTTGCAGAGTATTGGCAGACACCGGTCGAAACAATAAGCATAGAGTACGGAGTCGTCAAGTGTCACAAACTTGGCAAGAGTGAAAGGATAGACGAACGAGTTCAGAATGGTTTCAAAATGCCTGACGGAATTTTGAAAGGTGGCCCGATTATTGGTACCGGTTCGTTTACACCGCCGGATCTGATCTATCCCGACCCCGATACGGGGCAGTCCTCAAAGGTAGTTGCCCATTTCACCCTTGGCGCAGTCGGGATAGATATTGAGGTCGATCCCGGCACAGGAAGGATACTTGTAAACAAAGTCTGCGCGGGTTACGATGTCGGCAAGGCAATAACCCCGATAAACATTAAGGGTCAAATAGAAGGCGGTACCGTTCAGGGTCTTTCTGCATGCCTTATGGAAGGCTTGTCGTATGACGAGCGTGGCAGACTGCTCAATCCCGATTTCACGGACTACAAAATCGCCACGATAATGGACGCTCCTACAGAGATCGAGTCTTTCTGGGAAGAGGTACCTGAAGAGATTTCTCCTTACGGGAACCGGGGTGTTGGAGAGCATTCGATGATCGCTCCGGCTCCGGCACTTAATAACGCGCTGTTCAAAGCGACGGGCATGAGGATCCACAGTTATCCCCTCAGCAGAG
- a CDS encoding (2Fe-2S)-binding protein, translated as MKDKRVTITLNGRKTTLVVEDRTTLLNALREQGVTSLKRGCEEGECGACTLIMNGLPQKSCLILAREAEGADILTVEGLVKKGRLHPIQQAFIDEGAIQCGYCTPGMVMTTYALLKKNPSPSDEEIREALSGNICRCTGYLAIIRAVKKSAAILSGNNGGGGTREDY; from the coding sequence ATGAAGGACAAGCGCGTAACCATTACGCTCAACGGCCGTAAGACAACTCTGGTTGTTGAAGATAGAACGACACTTCTAAATGCCCTAAGAGAGCAAGGCGTTACCAGTCTCAAGAGGGGTTGTGAAGAGGGAGAATGTGGAGCCTGTACTTTGATAATGAATGGCCTTCCCCAAAAGTCATGCCTTATTCTTGCCAGAGAAGCCGAGGGTGCAGACATTCTCACCGTCGAAGGACTTGTGAAGAAAGGAAGACTACATCCAATTCAGCAGGCCTTCATCGATGAAGGCGCCATCCAGTGTGGATACTGCACTCCTGGAATGGTAATGACTACTTACGCACTGCTGAAGAAAAATCCTTCTCCTTCAGATGAAGAGATTAGGGAAGCCCTCTCGGGAAACATTTGCAGGTGCACGGGTTACCTTGCAATCATCAGAGCGGTCAAAAAGAGTGCCGCCATTCTTTCTGGAAATAACGGAGGAGGTGGGACGCGTGAAGACTATTAA
- a CDS encoding FAD binding domain-containing protein, with protein MRDFVLERPRSISEVLDTLQRHGNKAMVKSGGTDVIVWLHKSIKEPDYIVDLTAVEQLKGIVVNEDNVEVKALVTLNEVIGDDSLNRYFPALVQACKAHSDPLIRNRATVVGNVCAAVPSGDMIAPLVCYDAKVEITGPNGSRKVPVSEFITGPKRTSLGTDEIVTGIRIALPAVETSGCYLKAIRREALDIAQAAVCCTLFKGDNREFRIAFCAVSARPLRATEAEKLLNSCSNIDDEVIDQAAELAADAVDPITDVRASREYRVEMIAELTRRAISRCLERPAGEGVHK; from the coding sequence ATGCGTGACTTCGTTCTAGAAAGACCCCGCTCGATTTCGGAGGTACTGGACACGCTTCAGCGCCATGGGAATAAGGCCATGGTTAAGAGCGGTGGCACTGACGTTATTGTATGGCTGCATAAGTCTATTAAGGAACCCGACTATATCGTTGACTTGACGGCTGTGGAGCAACTCAAAGGAATAGTTGTGAACGAGGACAACGTTGAAGTGAAAGCGCTGGTAACTCTCAACGAAGTTATCGGAGACGATTCATTGAATCGTTACTTCCCAGCTTTGGTTCAGGCATGCAAGGCACACTCGGATCCACTTATAAGGAATCGTGCCACAGTTGTCGGAAATGTCTGTGCCGCAGTCCCTTCAGGAGATATGATCGCACCTCTGGTTTGCTATGACGCGAAAGTCGAGATCACGGGACCGAACGGCAGTCGAAAGGTTCCGGTCTCGGAGTTTATTACTGGACCAAAGAGAACCTCTCTTGGAACCGATGAGATCGTCACAGGAATAAGGATCGCTCTTCCAGCAGTGGAGACCAGCGGCTGTTACCTCAAAGCAATAAGAAGAGAGGCTCTAGATATCGCTCAGGCTGCCGTCTGTTGCACGCTCTTCAAGGGTGATAACAGAGAGTTCAGAATTGCTTTCTGCGCCGTTTCTGCTAGACCCCTTAGAGCGACTGAGGCTGAAAAGCTGCTTAACTCCTGCAGCAACATAGATGACGAGGTAATAGACCAAGCTGCAGAATTAGCGGCCGATGCAGTCGATCCCATCACGGATGTGAGAGCCTCCAGAGAATACAGGGTCGAGATGATTGCCGAACTGACGAGAAGAGCAATCTCTCGTTGTCTTGAAAGACCTGCGGGAGAAGGTGTTCACAAATGA
- a CDS encoding cyclase family protein translates to MVPKNWDKIRIYELSQPISHLTPPWPTYEPLQIKFFKRLAPNGANGQLLTHSNHVGTHLDGSLHFCTHGRDIASIPLNELVAPGVIVDLSDIAEDYGIYTSKDIEERVEVKEGDILIINTGYHKYAYDQPEADEVRYMIKHPGPTREFAEWCKMKKIKWIGVDCGSADHPMNTKIREWMPVQAKECDHYMHEKYGKSLEEIFPDEDYQLMHVLLFPYDIIHAENVGGEIDKILDKRMVIGCFPWRFVGGESCISRIVAFDEEE, encoded by the coding sequence ATGGTACCGAAGAACTGGGACAAGATAAGGATTTACGAGTTATCGCAACCGATCAGCCACCTAACACCACCATGGCCAACCTATGAGCCCCTACAGATAAAGTTTTTCAAGAGGCTTGCCCCAAACGGTGCAAACGGACAGCTTCTAACGCATTCCAACCATGTTGGGACTCATCTGGACGGGTCGTTGCATTTCTGCACTCACGGGAGAGACATCGCGAGCATACCTCTCAATGAACTTGTTGCGCCCGGAGTAATAGTTGATCTTTCGGATATCGCAGAAGACTATGGAATCTACACTTCCAAGGACATCGAAGAGAGAGTAGAGGTGAAAGAAGGCGATATTCTTATTATCAACACTGGATACCACAAATATGCTTACGATCAGCCCGAGGCCGACGAAGTAAGATACATGATAAAACACCCCGGACCAACCAGGGAATTCGCAGAGTGGTGCAAAATGAAGAAGATCAAGTGGATAGGTGTCGACTGTGGTTCGGCCGACCATCCAATGAACACGAAGATTCGTGAGTGGATGCCGGTTCAGGCAAAAGAGTGCGATCACTATATGCATGAGAAATACGGGAAGTCACTCGAAGAGATCTTTCCTGACGAAGACTACCAGTTGATGCATGTTCTTCTCTTCCCATATGACATTATTCACGCAGAAAACGTCGGCGGAGAGATAGACAAGATACTTGACAAAAGAATGGTAATAGGTTGCTTCCCCTGGCGGTTCGTCGGCGGAGAGTCGTGTATAAGCAGAATTGTAGCTTTCGACGAAGAGGAATAA
- a CDS encoding YlbE family protein gives MKRLNDIDKANSIAFERLLKAEPQIVGLGMAKEFIPNFGEKMILHAGPPITWERMSGPMIGAITGAILYEGWAETPEKARALASKGEITFEPCHHHNSVGPMAGIISPNLPVWVVEEKNSGRRGYATLNEGLGKVLRMGAFSEEVIERLNWMREVLYPVLRNGVRKYVEDNGGLNLKSLISQSLHMGDELHNRNRAATSLLIRTLVPSLIDAERGNHNLSRVVKFMAGNDHFFLNPGMAAAKASLDSVGYVEGSSMITIMARNGTDFGIQIAGIENEWFTCQAALPDVLLFPGFTKDDVNRDIGDSAIMETYGVGGFALAAAPAIVQFVGGTPQDAVNYTKEMYEICVGENKHFTIPVLNFRGTPTGIDLIKVVETGITPILDTGAAHKEAGKGQVGAGIVRMPSEAFVKAAEAFVEKYSK, from the coding sequence GTGAAGAGGTTGAATGACATCGATAAAGCAAATTCTATAGCGTTTGAAAGGCTTTTGAAGGCCGAACCCCAGATTGTTGGTCTCGGAATGGCCAAAGAGTTTATTCCAAATTTCGGAGAAAAAATGATTCTTCATGCCGGTCCGCCCATAACTTGGGAGAGGATGTCGGGCCCTATGATAGGCGCCATAACAGGCGCAATTCTCTACGAAGGTTGGGCGGAAACTCCGGAAAAGGCGAGAGCGTTGGCTTCGAAAGGAGAAATCACTTTTGAACCCTGCCATCACCACAACTCGGTCGGCCCTATGGCAGGAATAATATCTCCTAATCTGCCGGTATGGGTAGTTGAAGAAAAGAATTCTGGAAGGAGAGGCTATGCGACTCTTAACGAGGGCCTCGGAAAGGTCTTGCGAATGGGTGCATTCAGCGAAGAGGTCATAGAAAGACTGAACTGGATGCGTGAAGTTCTTTATCCAGTGTTGAGAAATGGGGTGCGAAAATACGTCGAAGATAATGGTGGCCTCAATCTTAAGAGCTTGATCTCTCAGTCTCTCCACATGGGAGATGAACTCCATAATCGCAACAGGGCAGCCACTTCACTTCTGATTAGAACACTTGTTCCTTCTTTGATAGACGCGGAACGGGGTAATCACAACCTCTCCAGGGTTGTGAAGTTTATGGCAGGCAATGATCACTTCTTCTTGAATCCTGGAATGGCCGCGGCAAAGGCCTCACTTGACAGCGTCGGTTATGTAGAGGGTTCCAGCATGATTACAATCATGGCTCGAAACGGCACCGACTTCGGAATACAGATTGCCGGAATAGAGAACGAGTGGTTTACCTGTCAGGCGGCTCTGCCCGATGTCCTGCTATTTCCTGGTTTCACGAAAGACGATGTAAATCGAGACATAGGAGACAGCGCAATTATGGAGACTTACGGAGTTGGCGGATTTGCATTGGCCGCAGCGCCTGCGATCGTTCAGTTCGTCGGAGGCACCCCTCAGGACGCGGTTAACTACACGAAGGAAATGTATGAGATCTGTGTGGGAGAAAACAAGCATTTCACGATTCCCGTACTGAACTTTCGCGGAACTCCTACGGGAATTGATTTGATCAAAGTCGTGGAAACGGGCATCACTCCAATCCTCGACACCGGTGCGGCTCACAAAGAGGCCGGCAAAGGACAGGTCGGAGCGGGAATAGTAAGGATGCCGTCTGAAGCCTTTGTCAAGGCAGCTGAAGCATTCGTTGAGAAATATTCCAAATAG
- a CDS encoding fatty-acid metabolism regulator protein: MKKIEVVRGEYYDSVTLMLVAKEIKRINGVVDAVLNMATEANIDIMKAAGFEIKAGFLSPDDLLIGIDYRKDEIDRIFETARSYLASPPWKKKEDDTEYTPGTLEGALAVLRDANLALISLPGRFAAAEAMKALKNGLNVMLYSDNVATEDEIKLKHYADRNDLIVMGPDCGTAVINGKGLGFSNVCPEGPVGIVAASGTGLQEVMVQLSRRGIGVKHGIGTGGRDVKECVGGISFLKGIRELSDDPEISLIIAVGKPPDPEVKERILNSLKKTGKDCVICFMGDDCGKDEDRVHYSAELEECAVVAEAILNGKEVSAARDKLRAEYASLSGWRPIEEVQGKYVRGLFTGGTLCYEAQYIAQSYINPIYSNAPLRKEFKLENSLKPIGHSFIDYGEDEFTQGRLHPMIDPSFRAEQLKEQSEDNSVAVVLFDVVLGYGSAENPSQEVAEAIGAVKREIKPVYVAYVCGTAGDPQDLAKQISLLEDAGVIVCESNARAALLASSLISRRER, translated from the coding sequence ATGAAGAAAATCGAGGTCGTTAGAGGCGAATACTACGATAGCGTAACGTTGATGCTCGTGGCCAAGGAAATTAAGAGAATTAATGGCGTCGTAGATGCGGTACTTAACATGGCGACGGAGGCGAACATTGACATCATGAAAGCTGCCGGCTTTGAAATCAAAGCGGGGTTTCTTTCTCCGGATGACCTGTTAATCGGAATCGACTACAGAAAAGACGAAATAGATAGGATCTTCGAAACAGCTCGTTCGTATCTCGCATCTCCTCCTTGGAAGAAGAAAGAAGATGACACCGAGTATACTCCGGGAACGCTTGAAGGTGCTCTCGCTGTGTTGAGAGACGCCAATCTTGCCTTGATATCGCTTCCCGGAAGATTCGCAGCAGCCGAGGCGATGAAGGCTCTCAAGAACGGCTTGAACGTAATGCTTTACTCAGACAATGTCGCAACTGAAGATGAGATAAAGCTGAAGCATTACGCTGACAGAAACGACCTGATCGTCATGGGACCGGACTGTGGCACAGCGGTCATCAATGGAAAGGGCCTTGGCTTTTCAAATGTATGTCCTGAGGGTCCTGTTGGAATCGTTGCGGCTTCTGGTACCGGCCTTCAGGAAGTAATGGTGCAGCTTAGTAGGCGCGGCATCGGTGTTAAGCATGGGATCGGAACGGGAGGCAGAGACGTTAAAGAATGCGTCGGAGGGATATCTTTCCTCAAAGGAATACGAGAACTCTCTGATGATCCAGAGATCTCTCTGATTATTGCGGTTGGAAAACCGCCTGATCCTGAGGTTAAAGAGAGGATTTTAAACTCTTTGAAGAAGACTGGAAAGGATTGTGTTATTTGCTTTATGGGGGATGATTGCGGGAAAGACGAAGATAGAGTGCATTATTCGGCAGAGCTCGAGGAATGTGCCGTCGTTGCAGAGGCGATTCTTAATGGCAAAGAGGTGTCAGCTGCGAGGGACAAGTTGAGAGCCGAGTACGCTAGCCTTTCAGGCTGGAGGCCCATTGAAGAGGTTCAGGGGAAATATGTCAGGGGTCTTTTCACCGGTGGCACTCTCTGCTACGAAGCCCAGTACATCGCACAGTCTTACATCAACCCTATTTACAGCAATGCGCCTCTAAGGAAGGAATTCAAGCTAGAGAACAGTCTGAAACCCATAGGTCATTCGTTCATAGATTACGGAGAAGACGAGTTCACTCAGGGGAGACTGCATCCCATGATAGATCCTTCATTCAGGGCCGAGCAGCTTAAGGAGCAGTCGGAAGATAATTCGGTGGCTGTTGTTCTCTTTGATGTAGTCCTGGGATATGGGAGTGCGGAAAACCCATCTCAAGAAGTTGCAGAGGCTATCGGAGCGGTAAAAAGAGAAATTAAGCCGGTTTATGTTGCTTATGTTTGCGGTACAGCGGGAGACCCTCAAGACCTGGCGAAACAGATTTCTCTTTTGGAAGATGCAGGTGTCATAGTCTGTGAGAGTAATGCCAGGGCCGCGCTTCTGGCCTCGAGTCTCATTTCAAGAAGGGAGCGATAA
- a CDS encoding DUF2877 domain-containing protein, with amino-acid sequence MIYLYPYERSSDWQESTYRLTVKTAFSKSVNFRDEQGRRYSLLVDDDDFLPRSALIEGLPPMASGHEVGIDIKGAVVKFDPSAMSGLPDRKMRGLWLEWLSLMDNAELKCIQENLDEPFRLVGLGPGLTPAGDDFLVGWITACKLEGRNTKKLSSEIEEALSRKTTWFSSEMIRDALDGKFWKRGIELALALNEGDSFQVMKRAGKIINWGHSSGKAWLAGFAYGIERGSDPQLI; translated from the coding sequence ATGATTTACCTCTATCCTTACGAAAGAAGTTCAGACTGGCAAGAGAGTACATATAGACTCACAGTGAAGACGGCATTCAGCAAATCTGTGAACTTCAGAGACGAACAAGGGAGAAGATACTCACTTCTAGTCGATGATGACGATTTCCTGCCACGATCGGCATTGATCGAGGGACTTCCTCCAATGGCAAGCGGTCACGAAGTTGGAATCGATATAAAAGGCGCCGTAGTGAAATTCGATCCTTCAGCCATGAGCGGACTGCCGGATAGAAAGATGAGGGGATTGTGGCTTGAATGGCTAAGCTTAATGGACAATGCTGAACTCAAATGCATTCAGGAAAACCTTGATGAACCATTCAGACTGGTGGGTCTTGGGCCGGGCCTCACGCCGGCGGGAGATGATTTTCTTGTCGGATGGATTACGGCCTGTAAGTTGGAAGGGAGAAACACAAAGAAGTTGTCAAGTGAGATAGAGGAAGCACTCAGTCGAAAAACCACCTGGTTTTCGTCCGAAATGATCAGGGATGCACTTGACGGAAAATTCTGGAAGCGAGGAATAGAACTTGCACTAGCGCTCAATGAAGGCGACTCCTTTCAAGTCATGAAAAGGGCAGGAAAAATCATTAACTGGGGACACTCCTCTGGAAAAGCATGGCTTGCGGGTTTCGCTTACGGAATTGAGAGAGGAAGTGATCCACAGCTTATCTGA
- a CDS encoding CaiB/BaiF CoA transferase family protein, with protein MNLSKPLEGISVLDLTRVLAGPFCTMLLCDMGANVVKVERPEGGDDSRSFSPFVGDDSAYFMSINRGKKSITLNLKTVEGKKLLERLIERFDVLVENFRPGVFERLGFSAQRLREINPRLIYTCSSGFGHSGPMSHRTAYDLIIQGLSGMMSITGPDENSPTKVGSSIADIFCGTFACIGILAALHSRNLTGKGQKVDVAMLDSMVSVLENAIARYAATGEPPVPIGNRHPSIAPFASFKTLDGIINIAVGNDVLWEKFCKAIGRPEMCDDPKFVNNPARVRNLEELMEILGGELEKRTSDEWLGVFGKLDIPSGKINNIADIFEDEQIRAREMIVEVPHRCGNVKMPGVPIKFSDTPASIAGPAPLLGEHNREVYAGMLGLSDLEMEELKRKGII; from the coding sequence ATGAACTTGTCAAAGCCGCTTGAAGGAATTTCCGTTCTTGATCTTACGCGGGTTCTTGCAGGTCCATTCTGCACAATGCTTCTATGCGACATGGGCGCGAACGTTGTGAAGGTAGAACGGCCGGAAGGAGGCGACGACTCGAGATCGTTCAGCCCTTTTGTGGGTGATGACAGCGCATACTTCATGAGCATAAACAGAGGAAAGAAAAGCATTACATTGAATCTCAAGACCGTTGAAGGAAAGAAGCTCCTTGAAAGGCTTATTGAGAGGTTCGACGTACTTGTGGAGAACTTCAGACCGGGTGTATTCGAGAGACTTGGTTTTTCGGCGCAAAGACTGCGTGAAATCAACCCCAGGCTAATCTACACATGTTCATCTGGGTTTGGGCACTCCGGTCCCATGAGTCATAGAACTGCCTACGATCTTATCATTCAGGGCCTGAGTGGAATGATGAGCATAACAGGTCCCGACGAAAACAGTCCGACAAAGGTCGGAAGTTCCATTGCAGACATCTTCTGCGGAACCTTCGCCTGTATCGGAATTCTCGCCGCTCTCCACAGCCGTAATCTCACCGGCAAAGGACAGAAGGTAGACGTGGCAATGCTTGACAGCATGGTCTCCGTTTTGGAAAATGCCATCGCAAGGTACGCCGCGACCGGCGAGCCGCCCGTTCCGATAGGAAATAGGCACCCTTCAATCGCGCCTTTTGCATCTTTCAAGACGCTTGATGGGATTATCAATATCGCAGTTGGGAACGACGTCTTATGGGAGAAATTTTGTAAGGCAATTGGAAGACCGGAAATGTGTGACGACCCGAAATTCGTCAATAATCCTGCAAGAGTAAGAAACCTCGAAGAACTTATGGAAATCCTTGGAGGAGAACTAGAAAAGAGAACCTCAGACGAATGGCTGGGTGTCTTCGGGAAGCTTGATATTCCAAGTGGAAAGATTAACAATATCGCCGACATATTTGAAGACGAGCAAATCAGAGCGAGGGAAATGATCGTTGAAGTTCCCCACAGATGTGGAAATGTCAAGATGCCGGGTGTACCGATAAAGTTCTCGGATACGCCGGCCTCGATTGCCGGGCCAGCCCCTCTCTTAGGGGAACACAACCGGGAGGTTTATGCTGGGATGCTGGGGCTTAGCGATCTGGAAATGGAAGAGCTGAAGAGAAAAGGCATTATATGA
- a CDS encoding carbon-nitrogen hydrolase family protein yields the protein MKNFVSAAIQFEAEPMNVKVNLQKAYHLIGNCKRETGASLVVLPESFTTGFTPIGNAESLWEVVDSIPGSLTDEAVRWAHEFDTYICFPTYERGKERAVIYNSAAIVGPEGMIGVYRKTHPFPTERLSAGGWTTPGSDPLVVSASIGKIGVVICYDGDFPELARVTALKGAEVICRPSAFLRTFDQWELTNRARAYDNHVYWIASNLVGKDSSGSNFFGSSMIVHPSGMKLAQASGCEEFVSAMLEADPIRKITPGASRDQIFDHIEDRNLDSYKGILSEGKSAFQPSKRIPYRRR from the coding sequence ATGAAAAACTTTGTCTCGGCAGCCATTCAATTTGAAGCAGAACCTATGAACGTCAAGGTAAATCTTCAAAAAGCTTATCACTTGATAGGCAATTGCAAAAGGGAGACCGGTGCTTCCCTCGTGGTTTTGCCCGAAAGCTTTACTACGGGGTTCACTCCGATTGGAAACGCAGAGTCTCTCTGGGAGGTAGTAGATTCCATCCCCGGTAGTCTTACAGATGAAGCTGTCAGATGGGCTCATGAGTTCGATACTTACATATGCTTTCCCACTTATGAACGGGGGAAAGAGCGCGCTGTCATATACAATAGCGCAGCCATCGTCGGTCCTGAGGGGATGATTGGTGTATATAGGAAGACCCATCCCTTCCCTACTGAAAGACTGTCGGCGGGAGGTTGGACAACTCCGGGGTCGGATCCTCTTGTGGTTTCGGCGTCGATAGGAAAAATAGGTGTAGTGATTTGCTACGATGGGGATTTTCCTGAACTTGCAAGGGTTACGGCACTCAAGGGGGCAGAAGTCATCTGTCGTCCTTCTGCTTTTTTGAGAACCTTCGACCAATGGGAACTCACTAATAGGGCCAGAGCATATGATAATCATGTCTACTGGATTGCATCTAATCTAGTCGGTAAGGATTCAAGCGGGTCAAACTTCTTTGGCTCATCGATGATTGTTCACCCGTCGGGGATGAAGCTGGCACAGGCATCTGGCTGTGAGGAGTTTGTTTCGGCGATGCTTGAGGCCGATCCTATAAGAAAGATAACTCCGGGCGCTTCAAGAGATCAGATATTTGACCACATAGAAGATAGAAACCTTGATTCCTACAAGGGAATACTCAGCGAAGGTAAAAGCGCTTTTCAGCCTTCAAAAAGAATTCCATACAGGAGGAGATGA